Proteins found in one Geomonas subterranea genomic segment:
- a CDS encoding F0F1 ATP synthase subunit B family protein, with protein MNKKLIVSLLTVGAIIALASLGFAEEAAEHAGAAHEGGHQAAQMKDFMWRCIDFAALVAIAVWALKKADVKGTLAARRAGIEKTLQEAVAAKEAAEKKFAEYSQRLDQANQEIEVISANMKREGELEKERIIAEAKEAAARIKAQAEAAATQEVLKAKDELRAEAARLAVELAEQKIKQNIAKGDQDKLVGDYISKVVTLH; from the coding sequence ATGAACAAGAAGCTCATCGTTTCCCTGCTCACGGTCGGCGCGATCATCGCCCTGGCTTCCCTCGGTTTCGCCGAGGAGGCCGCCGAGCACGCAGGCGCCGCACACGAAGGGGGCCACCAGGCCGCACAGATGAAGGACTTCATGTGGCGCTGCATCGACTTCGCCGCCCTGGTCGCCATCGCTGTCTGGGCTCTCAAGAAGGCCGACGTGAAAGGCACCCTGGCCGCTCGTCGCGCCGGCATCGAGAAGACCCTGCAGGAAGCGGTCGCCGCCAAGGAAGCCGCCGAGAAGAAGTTTGCCGAGTACTCCCAGCGCCTTGACCAGGCCAACCAGGAGATCGAGGTGATTTCCGCCAACATGAAGCGCGAGGGTGAGCTCGAGAAGGAGCGCATCATCGCCGAGGCCAAAGAAGCCGCCGCCCGCATCAAGGCCCAGGCCGAGGCAGCAGCGACCCAGGAAGTCCTCAAGGCGAAAGACGAGCTCCGCGCCGAGGCTGCACGCCTCGCGGTCGAGCTGGCCGAGCAGAAGATCAAGCAGAACATTGCAAAAGGCGACCAGGACAAGCTGGTGGGCGACTATATCTCCAAGGTGGTGACTCTACATTGA
- a CDS encoding protein-glutamate methylesterase/protein-glutamine glutaminase: MIPATSSKLKVLIVDDSSFMRMAIRGILTKAPGVEIVGIAADGMEGVEKALALKPDLITMDVEMPRMDGIAALKQIMAKQPTRVLMVSTLTCEGARATFEALDAGAIDYVPKNVSDCKDAQAMFQQALLEKVREAAVSAVPRRAGMGIVPRVAPPAQVRPSQFANRRVGYVGIGASTGGPVALQEVISRIPVNFPHGIVVAIHMPKAFTGPYAERLNAKCSLSIREAVDGDIVKGGQVLIAPGGMHTSLVRQGSNIVVKTSPTSEFPQYIYIPSVDQMITSMADASNGAMLGVILTGMGNDGFKGMKHLKEKGGLTLVQNEATSTIYGMPRACIDGKVADVVLPLDQIGFEIGKIG, translated from the coding sequence ATGATCCCCGCAACCTCGAGCAAACTGAAGGTCCTGATCGTCGACGACTCCTCCTTCATGAGGATGGCGATCCGCGGCATCCTCACCAAGGCCCCCGGCGTTGAGATCGTCGGCATCGCGGCCGACGGCATGGAAGGGGTGGAAAAGGCCCTGGCGCTGAAGCCGGACCTGATCACCATGGACGTGGAGATGCCCCGCATGGACGGCATCGCCGCGCTGAAGCAGATCATGGCCAAGCAGCCCACCCGGGTGCTCATGGTCTCCACGCTCACCTGCGAGGGGGCCCGCGCCACCTTCGAGGCGCTCGACGCCGGCGCCATCGACTACGTTCCCAAGAACGTCAGCGACTGCAAGGACGCCCAGGCGATGTTCCAGCAGGCTCTCCTCGAGAAGGTGCGCGAGGCCGCCGTTTCGGCCGTTCCGCGACGCGCCGGCATGGGGATCGTACCCCGCGTCGCACCTCCGGCACAGGTGCGCCCATCCCAGTTTGCCAACCGCCGCGTCGGCTACGTCGGCATCGGCGCCTCCACCGGGGGGCCGGTCGCGCTCCAGGAGGTCATCTCCCGCATCCCCGTCAATTTCCCCCACGGGATCGTGGTGGCCATCCACATGCCCAAGGCCTTCACCGGCCCCTACGCCGAGCGGCTCAACGCCAAATGCTCGCTTTCCATCAGGGAAGCGGTCGACGGCGACATCGTCAAGGGGGGGCAGGTGCTGATCGCCCCCGGCGGGATGCACACCAGCCTGGTCAGGCAGGGAAGCAACATCGTGGTGAAGACCTCCCCCACCAGCGAATTCCCCCAGTACATCTACATCCCTTCGGTGGACCAGATGATCACCTCCATGGCCGATGCCAGCAACGGTGCCATGCTCGGCGTGATCCTCACCGGGATGGGGAACGACGGGTTCAAGGGGATGAAACATCTGAAGGAAAAAGGCGGGCTGACCCTGGTGCAGAACGAGGCGACCTCCACCATTTACGGGATGCCGCGCGCCTGTATCGACGGGAAGGTGGCCGACGTGGTGCTCCCGCTGGACCAGATAGGTTTCGAGATCGGGAAGATCGGCTGA
- a CDS encoding F0F1 ATP synthase subunit epsilon yields MAEKLKVELVTPYKKVMSEEVDEITATGALGEFGVLPGHAPFLTSLKIGELAYKKDGVLHHLALNWGYFEVENDQVTVLVETAERADEIDLERAKAALGRAETELKSLTPEDKNFRIYEAALERALIRVQVAGKAARR; encoded by the coding sequence ATGGCTGAAAAACTGAAGGTTGAACTGGTAACGCCGTACAAGAAGGTCATGTCCGAAGAAGTGGACGAGATCACCGCAACCGGTGCCCTCGGCGAGTTCGGCGTCCTTCCGGGCCATGCCCCCTTCCTCACCTCGCTGAAGATCGGCGAGCTGGCCTACAAGAAGGACGGCGTGCTGCACCACCTGGCGCTCAACTGGGGCTACTTCGAAGTGGAGAACGACCAGGTCACCGTGCTGGTCGAGACCGCCGAGAGGGCCGACGAGATCGACCTGGAGCGTGCCAAGGCAGCCCTTGGGCGTGCCGAGACCGAGCTCAAGTCGCTCACCCCGGAAGACAAGAACTTCCGCATCTACGAGGCCGCGCTTGAGCGCGCCCTGATCAGGGTGCAGGTGGCCGGCAAGGCGGCCAGACGCTAA
- the atpH gene encoding ATP synthase F1 subunit delta, which translates to MSTNAIAKRYAKALVQIGSEAGSVEGFNGELSRFSTVLTDSRELSAVFANPAYGIEEKKEILKDLVAKLSISPMISNLMMLLLERGRLSVLPQIAENYGIFADELSGVIRPTLSSGLPLDAAQVEEIKSALAKSTGKKVELKVVVDPSLIGGVVTQIGDKVFDGSVRTQLANIQDILQKG; encoded by the coding sequence TTGAGTACTAACGCTATTGCCAAACGTTACGCCAAGGCACTCGTGCAGATTGGCTCGGAAGCGGGGAGCGTGGAAGGGTTCAACGGTGAACTGTCCCGCTTCAGCACTGTCCTGACCGACAGCCGCGAGCTTTCGGCGGTCTTCGCCAACCCTGCCTATGGCATCGAAGAGAAGAAAGAGATCCTGAAGGACCTGGTGGCGAAGCTCTCCATCTCCCCGATGATCTCCAACCTGATGATGCTCCTCCTCGAGCGCGGCCGCCTTTCGGTGCTGCCGCAGATCGCGGAGAACTACGGCATCTTCGCCGACGAGCTCTCCGGCGTGATCAGGCCGACGCTCTCCTCCGGGCTGCCGCTGGACGCGGCCCAGGTCGAGGAGATCAAATCGGCCCTGGCCAAGTCGACCGGGAAAAAGGTTGAACTGAAGGTTGTGGTTGATCCGTCGCTCATCGGCGGTGTGGTAACGCAGATCGGCGACAAGGTATTCGACGGCTCGGTAAGGACTCAGTTAGCTAACATTCAGGATATATTACAGAAGGGGTGA
- a CDS encoding MATE family efflux transporter, translated as MNHGHDLLNQPIPGLIRKIALPTSVGYFFNTMFNVVDTFYGGRISTDALAALSLSFPVFFLIIAIGAGISTGATALIGHALGAGDRDGARHLAGQTLSFGLVHGLLVTLLGLTGAPLLFGLLGAKGAVLDLALQYMGCIFTGSVFFLVNYVLNAILNSTGDSRSFRNYLVLGFFLNLAFDPWFMYGGMGLPAFGLPGIAWATVLVQALGNCYMLMRVRQSGMLRHFRLRELVPDRHAYFQLARQGFPSSLNMMTVAIGIFVITRFVARFGSDAVAAYGIGTRIEQIALLPVMGMNVATLALVAQNSGARQLERVVQTIRTSLRAGMVLMSFGTAAVFFAARPLMSFFSKDPVVIDIGVHYLHIEAFVFTAYVILYTSVAVLQGLKRPAIPLVIGLARQVVIPIPVFYLLADVLGWGLTGIWCGILLVTWSAACIILLYVLRLAATMDGPGVAVPEAEQEGP; from the coding sequence ATGAACCACGGCCATGACCTGCTGAACCAACCCATACCCGGCCTGATCCGCAAGATCGCCCTGCCGACCAGTGTGGGTTACTTCTTCAACACCATGTTCAACGTCGTGGACACGTTCTACGGCGGCAGGATCTCTACGGACGCTTTGGCGGCCCTCTCCCTCTCCTTTCCCGTCTTTTTCCTGATCATTGCCATCGGCGCCGGCATCTCGACCGGGGCCACCGCGCTGATTGGCCATGCGCTGGGTGCGGGCGACCGCGACGGCGCGCGACACCTCGCCGGCCAGACCCTCTCCTTCGGCCTGGTGCACGGTTTGCTGGTGACCCTGTTGGGGCTCACCGGCGCCCCCCTTCTGTTCGGCCTCCTCGGCGCCAAGGGCGCGGTGCTTGACCTCGCCTTGCAGTACATGGGGTGCATCTTCACCGGGAGCGTCTTCTTCCTGGTGAACTACGTGTTGAACGCCATCCTCAACTCGACCGGTGACAGCCGCAGTTTCCGCAACTACCTGGTGCTCGGCTTCTTCCTGAACCTCGCCTTCGACCCCTGGTTCATGTACGGGGGAATGGGGCTCCCCGCCTTCGGCCTTCCCGGCATCGCCTGGGCAACCGTGCTGGTGCAGGCCCTCGGCAACTGCTACATGCTGATGCGGGTGAGACAGTCGGGGATGCTTCGCCATTTCCGGCTCCGGGAACTCGTTCCGGACCGGCACGCCTACTTCCAGCTCGCGCGGCAGGGGTTCCCGTCCAGCCTCAACATGATGACGGTCGCCATCGGTATCTTCGTCATCACCAGGTTCGTCGCCCGCTTCGGCAGCGACGCGGTCGCCGCCTACGGCATCGGCACCAGGATCGAGCAGATCGCCCTGCTCCCCGTCATGGGGATGAACGTGGCGACCCTGGCGCTGGTGGCGCAAAACAGCGGGGCGAGGCAGCTCGAGCGCGTGGTGCAGACGATCCGCACGTCGCTTCGGGCCGGCATGGTCCTGATGAGCTTCGGAACGGCCGCCGTCTTCTTCGCGGCCAGGCCGCTGATGTCGTTCTTCAGCAAGGACCCCGTCGTCATCGACATCGGGGTCCATTACCTGCACATAGAGGCGTTCGTCTTCACCGCTTACGTCATCCTCTACACCAGCGTGGCGGTGCTGCAGGGGCTTAAACGGCCGGCCATACCTCTGGTGATCGGCCTGGCGCGGCAGGTCGTGATTCCCATTCCGGTCTTCTACCTCCTGGCCGACGTGCTTGGGTGGGGGCTGACGGGCATCTGGTGCGGCATCCTTCTGGTCACCTGGAGCGCCGCCTGCATTATCCTGCTCTACGTGCTACGGCTTGCCGCCACGATGGACGGCCCCGGGGTGGCGGTGCCTGAGGCGGAACAAGAAGGGCCCTGA
- the atpG gene encoding ATP synthase F1 subunit gamma, with the protein MANLKSIKKRIVSVKNTRQITKAMKMVSAAKLRRAQENVVAARPYAGKLAEVLERLAKTQESDANPLMVKRDGGRALLVVVTSDRGLCGGFNANLSKAADRFLKERKGDFSEMTLMTIGRKGYEFLRNRHTVRKHHGNIFSTLSYQTAALVAGELIEGYLAEEYDEVFIIYNAFKSVMTQDITLEQLLPIAPKAGEEDEVGTEYIYEPSKGALLDELLPKHIEVQVFKALLESVASEHGARMTAMDAASKNATEMIAKLTLIYNRARQAAITTELMEIISGAESIKG; encoded by the coding sequence ATGGCAAACCTTAAGAGCATCAAGAAACGGATCGTATCCGTAAAAAATACCCGGCAGATCACCAAGGCCATGAAGATGGTCTCTGCCGCCAAGCTGCGTCGCGCCCAGGAGAACGTGGTCGCTGCGCGCCCCTACGCGGGGAAGCTCGCGGAGGTGCTTGAGCGGCTTGCCAAGACCCAGGAGTCGGATGCCAATCCGCTCATGGTGAAGCGCGACGGTGGTCGCGCCCTTCTGGTGGTGGTGACCTCGGACCGCGGCCTGTGCGGCGGCTTCAACGCCAACCTCTCCAAGGCCGCCGACCGCTTCCTCAAGGAGCGCAAGGGCGACTTCTCGGAAATGACCCTGATGACCATCGGCCGCAAGGGTTACGAGTTCCTGAGGAACCGCCACACGGTCCGCAAACATCACGGCAACATCTTCTCCACCCTCTCCTACCAGACCGCGGCCCTGGTTGCCGGCGAACTGATCGAGGGGTACCTGGCTGAAGAGTACGACGAAGTCTTCATCATCTACAACGCCTTCAAGAGCGTCATGACCCAGGACATCACCCTGGAGCAGCTCCTGCCCATCGCACCGAAGGCCGGCGAGGAGGACGAAGTCGGGACCGAGTACATCTACGAGCCGTCCAAGGGCGCGCTTTTGGACGAACTCCTTCCCAAGCACATCGAGGTCCAGGTCTTCAAGGCCCTCCTCGAGTCGGTCGCCTCCGAGCACGGCGCCAGGATGACGGCGATGGATGCGGCTTCCAAGAACGCCACAGAGATGATCGCCAAGCTGACCCTGATCTACAACAGGGCGCGCCAGGCTGCCATCACGACGGAGCTGATGGAAATCATCTCCGGCGCTGAATCGATCAAGGGTTAA
- the atpA gene encoding F0F1 ATP synthase subunit alpha: MEIKAEEISEIIRKQIKEYGKEVAVAETGTIISIGDGIARIHGLDKAMAGELLEFPHGITGMVLNLEEDNVGAAILGEFSEIKEGDAVKRTGRIVEVPVGQALVGRVVDAIGNPIDGLGPINTSTFGKVEVKAPGIVKRKSVHQPMQTGLKAIDSMVPIGRGQRELIIGDRQTGKTAVAIDTIINQKGGDVVCIYVAIGQKRSTVAQVVAKLKEHGAMDYTIVVAATASEPAPLQFIAPYTGVTMGEFFRDAGKHALIIYDDLSKQAVAYRQLSLLLRRPPGREAYPGDVFYLHSRLLERACKVSDECGAGSLTALPVIETQAGDVSAYIPTNVISITDGQIYLESDLFYSGVRPAINVGLSVSRVGGSAQVKAMKQVAGTLRLALAQYREMAAFAQFGSDLDKATQMQLARGARLVEILKQPQYRPIPNEKQVLIIFAANNGFVDDYPIGSLGRYEQELYAFFDSRKAALLGELRDKKAIDDTMKGEIIAGLEEFKKEFTA; the protein is encoded by the coding sequence ATGGAAATCAAAGCGGAAGAAATCAGCGAGATTATCAGGAAGCAGATCAAGGAGTACGGCAAGGAAGTGGCGGTAGCCGAAACCGGCACCATCATCTCCATCGGTGACGGTATTGCCCGTATCCACGGTCTTGACAAGGCGATGGCAGGCGAGCTCCTCGAGTTCCCGCACGGCATCACCGGCATGGTTCTCAACCTTGAGGAAGACAACGTCGGTGCAGCGATCCTCGGCGAGTTCTCCGAGATCAAGGAAGGCGACGCGGTCAAGCGTACCGGCAGGATCGTCGAGGTCCCGGTAGGCCAGGCTCTCGTCGGCCGCGTGGTCGACGCGATCGGTAACCCGATCGACGGCCTCGGCCCGATCAACACCTCCACCTTCGGCAAGGTCGAAGTGAAGGCCCCCGGTATCGTCAAGCGTAAGTCTGTTCATCAGCCGATGCAGACCGGCCTCAAGGCGATCGACTCCATGGTTCCGATCGGGCGCGGCCAGCGCGAGCTGATCATCGGCGACCGCCAGACCGGCAAGACCGCCGTCGCGATCGACACCATCATCAACCAGAAGGGCGGCGACGTCGTCTGCATCTACGTCGCAATCGGCCAGAAGCGTTCCACGGTCGCCCAGGTTGTTGCCAAGCTGAAAGAGCACGGCGCCATGGACTACACCATCGTCGTTGCCGCTACCGCTTCCGAGCCGGCACCGCTGCAGTTCATCGCACCGTACACCGGTGTCACCATGGGCGAGTTCTTCCGCGACGCAGGCAAGCACGCGCTGATCATCTACGATGACCTCTCCAAGCAGGCCGTCGCATACCGTCAGCTTTCCCTGCTGCTTCGCCGTCCGCCGGGGCGTGAAGCTTACCCGGGCGACGTCTTCTACCTCCACAGCCGTCTCCTCGAGCGTGCGTGCAAGGTATCCGACGAGTGCGGCGCAGGCTCCCTGACCGCTCTGCCGGTCATCGAGACCCAGGCAGGCGACGTTTCGGCCTACATCCCGACCAACGTCATCTCCATCACCGACGGCCAGATCTACCTGGAGAGCGACCTGTTCTACTCCGGCGTACGCCCGGCCATCAACGTCGGCCTCTCCGTTTCCCGCGTCGGCGGTTCGGCACAGGTTAAGGCGATGAAGCAGGTTGCCGGTACCCTCCGTCTGGCGCTCGCTCAGTACCGCGAGATGGCAGCGTTCGCCCAGTTCGGCTCCGACCTGGACAAGGCTACCCAGATGCAGCTCGCCCGTGGCGCACGCCTGGTCGAGATCCTGAAGCAGCCGCAGTACCGTCCGATCCCGAACGAGAAGCAGGTCCTCATCATCTTCGCCGCCAACAACGGCTTCGTCGATGACTACCCGATCGGGTCCCTGGGCCGTTACGAGCAGGAACTCTACGCTTTCTTCGACTCCAGGAAGGCTGCCCTCCTTGGGGAACTCCGCGACAAGAAAGCGATCGACGACACCATGAAGGGCGAGATCATCGCCGGTCTGGAAGAGTTCAAGAAGGAATTTACTGCCTAA
- a CDS encoding F0F1 ATP synthase subunit B family protein — protein sequence MINLDIAFVFQLVNFLVLVLLLNVFLYKPIRKQLADRAAQVNGAKQKSAEVDREVQEKLASYEARMREIRAGAADERGALKKEAQQQEAAILDKARAEATESLSAIKAKVAQEAEEARRMLTASAETLSSEICEKVLGRSL from the coding sequence GTGATCAATTTAGACATCGCATTTGTATTCCAGCTGGTGAACTTCCTGGTGCTGGTACTGCTCCTGAACGTCTTCCTCTACAAGCCGATCAGGAAGCAGCTCGCCGACCGCGCCGCCCAGGTCAACGGGGCGAAGCAGAAGAGCGCCGAAGTCGACAGGGAAGTGCAGGAGAAGCTGGCCAGCTACGAGGCACGCATGCGCGAGATTCGCGCCGGTGCTGCCGACGAGCGTGGTGCCCTGAAGAAGGAGGCCCAGCAGCAGGAGGCCGCCATCCTCGACAAGGCGCGTGCCGAAGCTACCGAGTCCCTTTCCGCCATCAAGGCCAAGGTGGCCCAGGAGGCCGAAGAGGCACGCCGCATGCTGACCGCAAGCGCCGAGACCCTGTCCTCCGAAATCTGCGAAAAAGTTCTCGGGAGGAGTCTCTAG
- a CDS encoding retropepsin-like aspartic protease, which translates to MDLEHLCGGIKERVALELREITEGSTRQELLLAALTDVERVVFPALAQAEGRQEYRALQDAVLDLVSSIAIPLIKAGDRDAGAALAELAAACPDAMIRRKISGYALELSTQHEARERRCASPAKTAAGFAGLVAVAAVMFFLLWPYAAPEQVALAPAQRAAVEGEDRGEAQAGEVAPSQEWEGERREAQLSSREERTAGALTPPPNGEVVTKVRVVDNQVLVPVTIRHGGQAVRLELVLDTGATRTALHESVASRLPIDLRSAGNAQAELADGRVVRSKIVRVDAVVVGPHVHAPMEVELISYSGSAGMHDGLLGMDFLRRHRYQLDMEHESIRWF; encoded by the coding sequence ATGGATCTCGAGCATCTCTGCGGGGGAATAAAGGAAAGGGTCGCGCTGGAGCTGCGGGAGATCACGGAGGGCTCCACCCGGCAGGAGTTGCTGCTCGCGGCGCTCACCGACGTGGAACGTGTCGTGTTCCCGGCGCTGGCACAGGCCGAGGGGAGGCAGGAATACCGCGCTCTGCAGGATGCGGTACTGGACCTGGTAAGTTCGATCGCGATTCCGCTGATCAAGGCGGGGGACCGCGATGCAGGCGCCGCGCTCGCCGAACTGGCGGCAGCCTGTCCCGACGCCATGATCAGAAGGAAGATTTCCGGTTACGCCCTGGAGCTCTCGACACAGCACGAGGCCCGGGAGCGGAGATGCGCCTCCCCCGCAAAAACAGCCGCCGGGTTCGCGGGGCTCGTCGCGGTGGCAGCCGTTATGTTTTTCCTGCTCTGGCCCTATGCCGCGCCGGAACAGGTTGCGCTCGCGCCGGCGCAGCGTGCGGCTGTAGAAGGAGAGGACAGGGGAGAGGCACAGGCCGGCGAAGTGGCCCCGTCGCAGGAGTGGGAGGGGGAGCGAAGGGAGGCGCAGCTTTCATCGCGCGAGGAGAGGACGGCAGGGGCGCTCACTCCGCCACCCAACGGAGAGGTCGTCACCAAGGTACGCGTGGTCGACAACCAGGTGCTGGTCCCTGTTACCATAAGGCACGGGGGGCAGGCGGTACGGTTGGAACTGGTGCTCGATACCGGCGCCACCAGGACGGCTCTGCACGAAAGTGTTGCCAGCAGGCTGCCGATTGATTTACGCTCTGCCGGCAACGCCCAGGCCGAGTTGGCAGACGGCAGGGTCGTCCGCTCAAAGATCGTCAGGGTCGACGCCGTGGTGGTGGGTCCCCATGTCCACGCCCCGATGGAGGTCGAATTGATCTCCTACAGCGGCAGCGCGGGGATGCACGACGGTTTGCTCGGCATGGATTTCCTGCGCCGGCACCGCTATCAGCTGGATATGGAACATGAGTCGATCCGCTGGTTCTAG
- the atpD gene encoding F0F1 ATP synthase subunit beta: MSQNFGKISQVIGAVIDVEFEPGKLPPIYQALRVTNPAIDDQEFNLVLEVAQHLGENAVRTIAMDGTDGLVRGQQVMDTGKQISVPVGRKTLGRILNVIGEPVDEMGPVGNEKEYGIHREAPLFVNQSTKVEAFTTGIKVVDLLAPYARGGKIGLFGGAGVGKTVLIMELINNIAKQHGGFSVFAGVGERTREGNDLWMEMKESGVLDKAALVYGQMNEPPGARARVALSALSIAEYFRDEEGQDVLLFVDNIFRFTQAGSEVSALLGRIPSAVGYQPTLATEMGELQERITSTNKGSITSVQAIYVPADDLTDPAPATAFAHLDATTVLSRQIAELGIYPAVDPLDSTSRILDPQVIGDEHYAIARQVQYVLQKYKDLQDIIAILGMDELSEEDKLVVARARKIQKFLSQPFHVAEAFTGSPGKYVELKDTIKGFSEIIAGKHDDLPEQAFYMVGTIEEAIEKAQKLAV, encoded by the coding sequence ATGAGTCAGAACTTCGGAAAAATATCGCAGGTCATCGGCGCAGTTATCGACGTCGAATTCGAGCCGGGCAAGCTTCCCCCGATCTACCAGGCTCTCAGGGTAACCAACCCCGCGATCGACGACCAGGAGTTCAACCTGGTTCTGGAAGTCGCACAGCACCTGGGCGAGAACGCCGTCAGGACCATCGCTATGGACGGTACCGACGGTCTGGTTCGTGGCCAGCAGGTCATGGACACCGGCAAGCAGATCTCCGTGCCGGTCGGCCGCAAGACCCTGGGCCGCATCCTGAACGTCATCGGCGAGCCGGTTGACGAGATGGGTCCGGTAGGCAACGAGAAAGAGTACGGCATCCACCGCGAGGCTCCGCTCTTCGTGAACCAGTCGACCAAGGTCGAGGCGTTCACCACCGGCATCAAGGTCGTTGACCTCCTCGCTCCTTACGCAAGGGGCGGCAAGATCGGCCTCTTCGGCGGCGCAGGCGTCGGCAAGACCGTTCTCATCATGGAGCTCATCAACAACATCGCCAAGCAGCACGGCGGCTTCTCGGTATTCGCCGGCGTCGGCGAGCGTACCCGTGAAGGGAACGACCTCTGGATGGAAATGAAAGAGTCCGGCGTTCTCGACAAGGCCGCTCTCGTGTACGGCCAGATGAACGAGCCTCCGGGGGCGCGTGCCCGCGTTGCTCTCTCCGCGCTCTCCATCGCAGAGTACTTCCGTGACGAGGAAGGGCAGGACGTGCTCCTCTTCGTTGACAACATCTTCCGCTTCACCCAGGCGGGTTCCGAGGTTTCCGCACTTCTCGGCCGTATCCCTTCCGCCGTCGGTTACCAGCCGACCCTGGCTACCGAGATGGGCGAGCTGCAGGAGCGCATCACCTCGACCAACAAGGGTTCCATCACCTCGGTTCAGGCGATCTACGTTCCGGCCGACGACTTGACCGACCCGGCTCCGGCAACCGCCTTCGCCCACCTGGACGCGACCACCGTTCTCTCCCGTCAGATCGCCGAGCTCGGCATCTACCCGGCAGTGGACCCGCTCGACTCCACCTCCAGGATCCTCGATCCGCAGGTCATCGGCGACGAGCACTACGCCATCGCGCGCCAGGTTCAGTACGTGCTCCAGAAGTACAAGGATCTCCAGGACATCATCGCGATCCTCGGTATGGACGAGCTTTCCGAAGAGGACAAGCTGGTCGTTGCCCGCGCAAGGAAGATCCAGAAGTTCCTCTCCCAGCCGTTCCACGTGGCAGAGGCCTTCACCGGCTCCCCGGGCAAGTACGTCGAGCTGAAGGACACCATCAAGGGCTTCAGCGAGATCATCGCCGGCAAGCACGACGACCTTCCGGAGCAGGCCTTCTACATGGTCGGCACCATCGAGGAAGCCATCGAGAAAGCTCAGAAGCTCGCAGTTTAA
- a CDS encoding DMT family transporter → MSGNLKPVYLKLVLTTFFWGGTFVAARLAVKEAPPFFAAATRFAVAAACLIALTAWYARREKKPFPAPRSVRESGLLLSLGLTGIFCYNALFFTGLKLTTATSGALIVAINPLLTAVISALWLRERVSLTQGMGLMVSLLGVCVVISKGSWAVLAGFAFNKGDLIMLGAPLCWALYSILGKKALATFTPLAATAYASLFGAALLLPAALVEHAALGGPWPSFSWVGWLAILQLALLGTVVGFVWWYQGVGRIGASRAAVFVNLVPFFGALQAALVLGERVVLPQLCGGLLVVAGVYWGSRVNGEKQQVAIQQSRERGVPGEGRGKAGI, encoded by the coding sequence ATGAGCGGTAACTTGAAACCGGTATATCTGAAGCTGGTACTGACCACCTTTTTCTGGGGTGGCACCTTCGTGGCGGCGCGTCTGGCGGTAAAAGAGGCGCCGCCTTTCTTCGCGGCCGCCACCCGCTTCGCGGTCGCGGCCGCCTGCCTGATCGCCCTCACCGCCTGGTACGCGCGCAGGGAGAAGAAACCGTTCCCGGCACCAAGGAGCGTGCGGGAATCGGGCCTGCTCCTCAGTCTCGGCCTGACCGGCATCTTCTGTTACAACGCCCTCTTTTTCACCGGGTTGAAACTCACCACAGCCACAAGCGGCGCCCTCATCGTCGCCATCAACCCTCTCCTCACCGCTGTCATCTCGGCGCTGTGGCTGCGGGAGCGGGTCAGCCTGACCCAGGGGATGGGGCTTATGGTCTCGCTCCTCGGTGTCTGCGTGGTCATCTCGAAGGGGTCCTGGGCCGTCCTCGCCGGCTTCGCCTTCAACAAGGGTGACCTCATCATGCTGGGGGCGCCGCTTTGCTGGGCGCTCTATTCCATCCTGGGCAAAAAGGCCCTGGCGACCTTCACGCCTCTGGCGGCCACCGCCTACGCCTCGCTCTTCGGGGCGGCGCTCCTTCTTCCGGCGGCACTGGTGGAGCACGCGGCGCTGGGCGGCCCCTGGCCTTCCTTCAGCTGGGTGGGGTGGCTCGCCATCCTGCAACTGGCCCTGCTGGGAACGGTGGTCGGGTTCGTCTGGTGGTACCAGGGCGTGGGGAGGATCGGCGCCTCGCGGGCCGCGGTGTTCGTGAACCTGGTCCCGTTCTTCGGGGCATTGCAGGCAGCGCTTGTTTTGGGCGAACGGGTGGTACTGCCTCAGCTCTGTGGAGGGTTGCTGGTGGTAGCCGGGGTCTACTGGGGGAGTCGCGTCAACGGTGAAAAACAGCAGGTGGCGATTCAGCAGTCGCGGGAGCGCGGCGTGCCTGGCGAGGGAAGGGGTAAAGCGGGGATATGA